The Pseudomonas asiatica genome has a segment encoding these proteins:
- a CDS encoding ATP-dependent zinc protease family protein, with translation MRLTPVLLLLCLTLLPALGQAAGKTVYGLNEYARLGDLDLEVAAKLDTGAKTASLSARDIKRFKRNGESWVRFYLAIDAAHSHPIERPLARVSKIKRRAGDYDAESGKAYTARPVIELEICMGQAMRTIEVNLTDRSAFQFPLLIGSEALKHFDALVDPSLKYAAGKPACATDAPKAE, from the coding sequence ATGAGACTTACACCCGTATTATTGCTGCTCTGCCTCACCCTGCTGCCGGCCCTTGGCCAGGCCGCAGGCAAGACCGTGTACGGTCTCAACGAATATGCACGCCTGGGCGACCTGGACCTGGAAGTGGCCGCCAAGCTCGACACCGGCGCCAAGACCGCGTCGCTCAGCGCCCGCGACATCAAGCGTTTCAAGCGCAACGGCGAAAGCTGGGTGCGCTTCTACCTGGCCATCGACGCCGCCCATTCGCACCCCATCGAACGCCCGCTGGCACGCGTAAGCAAGATCAAGCGCCGGGCCGGCGACTATGATGCTGAATCGGGCAAGGCCTATACCGCGCGCCCGGTCATCGAACTTGAAATCTGCATGGGCCAGGCCATGCGCACCATCGAAGTCAATCTCACCGACCGCAGCGCCTTCCAGTTCCCGCTGCTGATCGGCTCCGAGGCGCTCAAGCACTTCGACGCGCTGGTCGACCCAAGCCTTAAATACGCGGCCGGCAAACCTGCCTGTGCCACCGACGCTCCCAAAGCAGAGTAA
- the prpD gene encoding 2-methylcitrate dehydratase, with the protein MSANVDLNARPDYDRVLQTLADYALTYRVESAEALDTARNCLMDTLGCGLLALRFPECTKLLGPQVEGTVVPNGARVPGTAYRLDPVKAAWDIGCTVRWLDYNDTWLAAEWAHPSDNLGGILAVADHLSQKHVAAGEAPLLMRDVLEAMVMAHEIQGVMALENAFNRVGLDHVILVKVASTAVCARLMGANREQMLSALSHAFVDGQALRTYRHAPNAGSRKSWAAGDASSRGVRLADIALRGEMGVPGVLTAPQWGFYDVLFSHTNKDLALKPSEQQELRLPQALGSYVMENVLFKVSFPAEFHAQTACEAAVTLHPLVRNRLHEVDRIVITTQESAIRIISKSGPLANAADRDHCLQYMVAVPLIFGHLVAEHYEDTFHANHPSIDRLREKMEVVEDPRFSREYLEPDKRSIANALQVFFKDGSSTEQVVVEYPIGHRRRRGEGIPLLEAKFRDNLATRFARQRCGEILEVCKDQQKLEQMAVHRFVDLLVI; encoded by the coding sequence ATGAGCGCCAACGTAGACCTCAACGCCCGCCCGGACTACGACCGGGTGCTGCAAACCCTTGCCGATTACGCCCTTACGTACCGGGTCGAATCCGCCGAAGCCCTGGACACCGCGCGCAACTGCCTGATGGATACCCTCGGCTGCGGCCTGCTGGCCCTGCGCTTCCCCGAATGCACCAAGTTGCTAGGCCCCCAGGTTGAAGGCACCGTGGTGCCCAACGGCGCCCGCGTGCCCGGCACCGCCTACCGCCTCGACCCGGTCAAGGCTGCCTGGGACATCGGCTGCACGGTGCGCTGGCTGGACTACAACGATACCTGGCTGGCCGCCGAATGGGCCCACCCCTCGGATAACCTTGGCGGAATCCTGGCCGTTGCCGATCACCTGTCGCAGAAGCACGTGGCCGCAGGTGAGGCACCGCTGCTGATGCGCGATGTGCTCGAAGCCATGGTCATGGCTCACGAGATTCAGGGCGTGATGGCGCTGGAAAACGCCTTCAACCGCGTTGGCCTCGACCATGTGATTCTGGTCAAGGTAGCCTCCACCGCCGTGTGCGCCAGGCTGATGGGGGCCAACCGTGAGCAGATGCTGAGCGCCTTGTCCCACGCATTCGTCGATGGCCAGGCGCTGCGTACCTACCGCCATGCGCCCAACGCTGGTTCGCGCAAATCGTGGGCCGCCGGGGATGCTTCCAGCCGTGGTGTGCGCCTGGCCGACATTGCCCTGCGTGGCGAGATGGGCGTGCCTGGCGTGCTCACCGCGCCGCAGTGGGGCTTCTACGATGTGCTGTTCAGCCACACCAACAAGGACCTGGCGCTCAAGCCGTCCGAGCAGCAAGAGCTGCGCCTGCCGCAAGCCCTGGGTAGCTACGTGATGGAAAACGTGCTGTTCAAGGTCAGTTTCCCTGCCGAGTTCCACGCCCAGACCGCCTGCGAGGCAGCGGTAACCCTGCATCCACTGGTGCGTAACCGCCTGCACGAAGTCGACCGTATCGTCATTACCACCCAGGAGTCGGCGATCCGCATCATTTCCAAGAGCGGCCCGCTGGCCAACGCCGCCGACCGCGACCACTGCCTGCAGTACATGGTGGCGGTGCCGCTGATTTTCGGTCATCTGGTGGCCGAGCATTACGAAGACACCTTCCATGCCAACCACCCAAGCATCGACCGCCTGCGCGAGAAGATGGAGGTGGTGGAAGACCCGCGCTTCAGCCGTGAGTACCTGGAGCCGGACAAGCGCTCGATCGCCAACGCGCTGCAGGTGTTCTTCAAGGATGGCAGCAGTACCGAGCAGGTGGTGGTGGAATACCCGATCGGGCATCGCCGGCGGCGAGGGGAGGGCATACCGTTGCTGGAGGCCAAGTTCAGGGACAACCTGGCCACGCGCTTTGCGCGGCAGCGGTGTGGGGAGATTCTTGAGGTGTGCAAGGACCAGCAGAAGCTGGAACAGATGGCGGTGCACAGGTTTGTCGACCTGCTCGTGATCTGA
- the prpC gene encoding bifunctional 2-methylcitrate synthase/citrate synthase, with protein MAEAKVLSGAGLRGQVAGQTALSTVGQAGAGLTYRGYDVRDLAAGAEFEEVAYLLLYGELPSKAELVDYKRKLKGLRDLPQALKEVLERIPRDAHPMDVMRTGCSVLGTLEPELTFEAQRDKTDRLLALFPAVMCYWYRFTHDGVRIDCTSDEDTLGGHFLHLLHGKKPSELHVKVMNVSLILYAEHEFNASTFTARVCASTLSDLYSCVTAAIGSLRGPLHGGANEAAMELIERFQSPQEATAELLRMLERKDKIMGFGHAIYKESDPRNEVIKGWSKQLADEVGDKVLYPVSEAIDKTMWEQKRLFPNADFYHASAYHFMGIPTKLFTPIFVCSRLTGWAAHVFEQRANNRIIRPSAEYVGVEQRQFVPIEQR; from the coding sequence ATGGCCGAAGCAAAAGTACTCAGTGGCGCAGGCCTGCGCGGCCAGGTGGCCGGCCAGACCGCGCTGTCGACCGTGGGCCAGGCCGGTGCCGGGCTGACCTACCGTGGTTACGACGTGCGTGACCTGGCCGCTGGTGCCGAGTTCGAAGAAGTCGCCTACCTGCTGCTGTACGGCGAGCTGCCGAGCAAAGCCGAACTGGTCGACTACAAGCGCAAGCTCAAGGGCCTGCGTGACCTGCCGCAAGCCCTGAAGGAAGTGCTCGAGCGCATCCCGCGTGATGCCCACCCGATGGACGTGATGCGCACAGGTTGCTCGGTGCTGGGTACCCTGGAGCCCGAACTGACCTTCGAGGCCCAGCGTGACAAGACCGACCGCCTGCTGGCGCTGTTCCCGGCGGTGATGTGCTACTGGTACCGCTTCACCCACGACGGCGTGCGTATCGACTGCACCAGCGACGAAGACACCCTCGGTGGCCACTTCCTGCACCTGCTGCACGGCAAGAAGCCGAGCGAGCTGCACGTCAAGGTCATGAACGTGTCGCTGATCCTCTACGCCGAGCACGAGTTCAACGCCTCGACCTTCACCGCCCGCGTCTGTGCCTCGACCCTCTCCGACCTGTACTCCTGCGTAACCGCTGCTATCGGTTCGCTGCGCGGCCCGCTGCATGGCGGTGCCAACGAGGCGGCGATGGAGCTGATCGAGCGCTTCCAGAGCCCGCAGGAAGCCACTGCCGAGCTGCTGCGCATGCTCGAGCGCAAGGACAAGATCATGGGCTTTGGCCATGCCATCTACAAAGAGTCCGACCCGCGCAACGAGGTGATCAAGGGCTGGTCGAAACAGCTCGCCGACGAAGTGGGTGACAAGGTGCTGTACCCGGTTTCCGAAGCCATCGACAAGACCATGTGGGAGCAGAAGCGCCTGTTCCCCAACGCGGACTTCTACCATGCCTCGGCGTACCACTTCATGGGTATCCCGACCAAGCTGTTCACCCCGATCTTCGTCTGCTCGCGCCTGACCGGCTGGGCGGCGCACGTCTTCGAACAGCGCGCCAACAACCGCATCATCCGCCCGAGCGCCGAGTATGTCGGCGTCGAGCAGCGCCAGTTCGTGCCGATCGAGCAGCGCTGA
- a CDS encoding GntR family transcriptional regulator translates to MQDLSTPSPVLADETETLSENVFRRIQAAIVKGDIAPGSKISEPELARTYGISRGPLREAIHRLEGQRLLVRVPHVGARVVSLNHAELIELYEIRESLEGMACRLAAERMSQADIDELRRVLDTHERDAAFQAGLGYYQQEGDYDFHYRIIQGSGNQTLVKMLCGELYQLVRMYRIQFSATPNRPRQAFAEHHRILDAIADRDGELAELLMRRHIGASKRNIERHYLDAHNNSPRGEK, encoded by the coding sequence ATGCAGGACCTATCCACCCCCAGCCCGGTGCTGGCAGACGAAACGGAAACCTTGTCCGAAAACGTCTTCCGGCGCATCCAGGCGGCCATCGTCAAGGGCGATATCGCCCCCGGCAGCAAGATTTCCGAGCCGGAGCTGGCGCGTACCTACGGCATCAGCCGCGGGCCGCTGCGCGAGGCCATCCACCGCCTCGAAGGCCAGCGCCTGCTGGTGCGCGTGCCGCATGTGGGGGCGCGGGTGGTGTCGCTCAACCACGCCGAACTGATCGAGCTGTACGAAATTCGCGAATCGCTGGAAGGCATGGCCTGCCGCCTTGCCGCCGAACGCATGAGCCAGGCCGACATCGACGAACTGCGCCGGGTGCTCGACACCCACGAGCGCGATGCCGCGTTCCAGGCCGGCCTGGGCTATTACCAGCAGGAAGGCGACTACGACTTCCATTACCGGATCATCCAGGGCAGCGGTAACCAGACTCTGGTCAAGATGCTCTGCGGCGAGCTCTACCAGCTGGTGCGCATGTACCGCATCCAGTTTTCCGCCACGCCGAACCGGCCACGCCAGGCCTTTGCCGAACACCACCGCATTCTCGATGCCATCGCCGACCGTGACGGCGAGCTGGCCGAACTCCTGATGCGCCGCCACATCGGCGCGTCCAAGCGCAATATCGAGCGTCACTACCTGGACGCCCACAACAACAGCCCACGAGGTGAGAAATGA
- the prpB gene encoding methylisocitrate lyase — MTVKSTPGQRFRDAVAAEHPLQVVGAINANHALLAKRAGFKAIYLSGGGVAAGSLGLPDLGISGLDDVLTDVRRITDVCDLPLLVDVDTGFGASAFNVARTVRSMSKFGAAAIHIEDQVGAKRCGHRPNKEIVSQQEMVDRIKAAVDARTDDSFVIMARTDALAVEGLNAALDRAAACVEAGADMIFPEAITELQMYKTFADRVKAPILANITEFGATPLYTTEELASVDVSLVLYPLSAFRAMNKAAENVYTALRRDGTQKNVIDTMQTRMELYDAIGYHAFEQSLDALFAQKKG, encoded by the coding sequence ATGACTGTGAAGAGCACCCCCGGTCAGCGTTTCCGCGACGCCGTTGCCGCTGAACATCCGCTGCAGGTGGTTGGCGCCATCAACGCCAACCATGCCCTGCTGGCCAAGCGCGCCGGCTTCAAGGCCATCTACCTGTCCGGTGGCGGCGTCGCCGCCGGTTCGCTGGGCCTGCCGGACCTGGGCATCAGCGGCCTGGACGATGTACTCACCGACGTGCGCCGCATCACCGACGTGTGCGACCTGCCGCTGCTGGTGGATGTCGACACCGGCTTCGGCGCCTCTGCCTTCAACGTTGCCCGTACCGTGCGCTCGATGAGCAAGTTCGGCGCTGCCGCCATCCATATCGAGGACCAGGTCGGCGCCAAGCGCTGCGGCCACCGCCCGAACAAGGAAATCGTCAGCCAGCAGGAAATGGTCGACCGCATCAAGGCCGCAGTCGATGCCCGTACCGATGACAGCTTCGTGATCATGGCGCGTACCGATGCCCTGGCCGTCGAGGGCCTGAACGCCGCCCTGGACCGCGCCGCCGCCTGCGTCGAGGCCGGTGCCGACATGATCTTCCCGGAAGCCATCACCGAACTGCAGATGTACAAGACCTTCGCCGACCGGGTGAAGGCACCGATCCTGGCCAACATCACCGAATTCGGCGCCACGCCGCTGTACACCACCGAAGAGCTGGCCTCGGTCGACGTGTCGCTGGTGCTGTACCCGCTGTCGGCGTTCCGCGCCATGAACAAGGCGGCCGAAAACGTGTACACCGCGCTGCGCCGCGACGGCACGCAGAAGAACGTGATCGACACCATGCAGACCCGCATGGAGCTCTACGATGCCATTGGTTACCACGCCTTCGAGCAGAGCCTCGATGCGCTGTTTGCCCAGAAGAAGGGCTGA
- the prpF gene encoding 2-methylaconitate cis-trans isomerase PrpF, whose product MAHVPQVKIPATYIRGGTSKGVFFRLQDLPEQAQIPGPARDALLLRVIGSPDPYGKQIDGMGGATSSTSKTVILSQSIKPEHDVDYLFGQVSIDKAFVDWSGNCGNLSAAVGSFAISSGLVDPARIPRNGIATVRIWQANIGKTIIAHVPITEGEVQETGDFELDGVTFPAAEVQLEFLDPAADEDGDGGAMFPTGNLVDDLEVPGVGTFKATLINAGIPTIFVNAADIGYTGTELQDAINGDPQALLRFETIRAYGAVRMGLIDNVDQAAGRQHTPKVAFVAPPSTYTASSGKAVQAGDIDLLVRALSMGKLHHAMMGTAAVAIGTAAAIPGTLVNLAAGGGERSAVRFGHPSGTLRVGAEARQVNGEWTVTKAIMSRSARVLMEGWVRVPGDSF is encoded by the coding sequence ATGGCTCATGTACCGCAAGTAAAAATCCCTGCCACCTACATCCGTGGCGGCACCAGCAAAGGCGTGTTCTTCCGCCTGCAAGACCTGCCCGAGCAGGCGCAGATCCCCGGCCCTGCCCGTGATGCACTGCTGCTGCGGGTGATCGGCAGCCCCGACCCCTATGGCAAGCAGATCGACGGCATGGGCGGCGCCACTTCGAGCACCAGCAAGACCGTGATCCTGTCGCAAAGCATCAAGCCTGAACACGATGTCGACTACCTGTTCGGCCAGGTCAGCATCGACAAGGCCTTCGTCGACTGGAGCGGCAATTGCGGCAACCTTTCTGCCGCGGTCGGTTCGTTCGCCATCAGCAGCGGCCTGGTCGATCCGGCGCGCATTCCGCGCAACGGTATCGCCACCGTGCGCATCTGGCAGGCCAACATCGGCAAGACCATCATCGCCCATGTGCCGATCACCGAAGGTGAAGTGCAGGAAACCGGCGACTTCGAGCTGGACGGGGTGACCTTCCCGGCCGCCGAGGTGCAGCTGGAGTTCCTCGACCCGGCGGCCGACGAAGATGGCGACGGCGGGGCGATGTTCCCCACCGGCAACCTGGTCGATGACCTCGAGGTGCCGGGTGTCGGTACGTTCAAGGCGACCCTGATCAATGCCGGCATCCCGACGATCTTCGTCAATGCGGCGGATATCGGCTACACCGGCACCGAACTGCAGGACGCCATCAACGGCGACCCGCAGGCGCTGCTGCGCTTCGAGACGATTCGCGCCTATGGCGCCGTGCGCATGGGTCTGATCGACAACGTCGACCAGGCTGCCGGGCGTCAGCACACGCCGAAAGTGGCTTTCGTCGCGCCGCCGAGCACCTACACTGCGTCCAGTGGCAAAGCGGTGCAGGCGGGTGATATCGACCTGCTGGTACGGGCCTTGTCGATGGGCAAGCTGCACCATGCAATGATGGGGACGGCCGCGGTGGCCATCGGCACCGCGGCGGCCATTCCGGGCACGCTGGTCAACCTCGCCGCAGGCGGGGGCGAGCGCAGCGCCGTGCGTTTCGGCCACCCCTCGGGCACCCTGCGGGTGGGGGCCGAGGCGCGCCAGGTGAATGGTGAATGGACAGTGACCAAGGCAATCATGAGCCGCAGTGCTCGCGTGCTGATGGAGGGCTGGGTTCGCGTGCCTGGCGATAGCTTCTAA
- the acnD gene encoding Fe/S-dependent 2-methylisocitrate dehydratase AcnD gives MNTAFRKHLPGTDLDYFDARAAVEAIKPGAYDGLPYTSRVLAENLVRRCDPATLDASLGQLIERKRDLDFPWFPARVVCHDILGQTALVDLAGLRDAIADKGGDPAQVNPVVPVQLIVDHSLAVECGGFDPQAFEKNRAIEDRRNEDRFHFINWTKKAFKNVDVIQPGNGIMHQINLEKMSPVIHNDRGVAYPDTCVGTDSHTPHVDALGVIAIGVGGLEAENVMLGRASWMRLPEIVGVELTGKLAPNITATDLVLALTEFLRKQKVVGAYLEFHGEGARALTLGDRATISNMAPEYGATAAMFAIDQQTIDYLRLTGREEQQVKLVETYAKATGLWADSLGGAVYERTLSFDLSSVVRNMAGPSNPHARVATSDLAAKGIAGSWEEVPGQMPDGAVIIAAITSCTNTSNPRNVIAAGLLARNANKLGLARKPWVKSSLAPGSKAVQLYLEEAGLEKELEQLGFGIVAFACTTCNGMSGALDPVIQQEIIDRDLYATAVLSGNRNFDGRIHPYAKQAFLASPPLVVAYAIAGTIRFDIEKDVLGVVDGKEIRLKDIWPSDEEIDAVVRAAVKPEQFRKVYIPMFAIEEDRGPKVAPLYDWRPMSTYIRRPPYWEGALAGERTLRGMRPLAVLPDNITTDHLSPSNAIMLDSAAGEYLAKMGLPEEDFNSYATHRGDHLTAQRATFANPKLFNEMVRKEDGSVKQGSLARIEPEGKVTRMWEAIETYMDRKQPLIIVAGADYGQGSSRDWAAKGVRLAGVEAIVAEGFERIHRTNLVGMGVLPLEFKPGTDRKTLGLDGSETYDVLGARTPRATLTLVVTRANGERLEVPVTCRLDTAEEVSIYEAGGVLQRFAQDFLEATA, from the coding sequence ATGAACACTGCATTCCGCAAGCACCTGCCAGGCACCGACCTGGACTACTTCGATGCCCGCGCGGCGGTCGAGGCCATCAAGCCCGGCGCCTACGATGGCCTGCCTTACACCTCTCGCGTACTCGCCGAAAACCTGGTGCGCCGCTGCGACCCTGCCACCCTCGACGCCTCGCTGGGCCAGCTGATCGAGCGCAAGCGCGACCTCGACTTCCCGTGGTTCCCGGCGCGCGTGGTGTGCCACGACATTCTCGGCCAGACCGCACTGGTCGACCTCGCCGGCCTGCGTGACGCCATTGCCGACAAAGGCGGCGACCCGGCCCAGGTCAACCCTGTGGTGCCGGTGCAACTGATCGTCGACCACTCGCTGGCCGTCGAGTGCGGCGGTTTTGACCCGCAGGCCTTCGAAAAGAACCGCGCCATCGAAGACCGCCGCAACGAAGACCGCTTCCACTTCATCAACTGGACCAAGAAGGCGTTCAAGAACGTCGACGTGATCCAGCCGGGCAACGGCATCATGCACCAGATCAACCTGGAGAAGATGTCGCCGGTGATCCACAACGACCGTGGCGTGGCCTACCCGGACACCTGCGTCGGCACCGACAGCCACACGCCGCATGTCGACGCCCTGGGCGTGATCGCCATCGGCGTGGGTGGCCTGGAAGCCGAGAACGTGATGCTCGGCCGTGCCTCGTGGATGCGCCTGCCGGAAATCGTCGGCGTCGAGCTGACCGGCAAGCTGGCGCCGAACATCACCGCCACCGACCTGGTGCTGGCCCTGACCGAATTCCTGCGCAAGCAGAAAGTCGTCGGCGCCTACCTGGAGTTCCACGGCGAGGGTGCACGTGCCCTGACCCTGGGCGACCGCGCCACCATTTCCAACATGGCCCCGGAATATGGCGCCACTGCGGCGATGTTCGCCATCGACCAGCAGACCATCGACTACCTGCGCCTGACCGGTCGCGAAGAGCAACAGGTCAAGCTGGTGGAAACCTATGCCAAGGCCACCGGCCTGTGGGCCGACAGCCTGGGCGGTGCAGTCTACGAGCGCACGCTGAGCTTCGACCTGTCGAGCGTGGTGCGCAACATGGCCGGCCCGTCCAACCCGCATGCCCGCGTCGCCACCAGCGACCTGGCGGCCAAAGGCATCGCTGGCAGCTGGGAAGAAGTGCCAGGGCAGATGCCAGATGGCGCGGTGATCATTGCTGCCATCACCAGCTGCACCAACACCAGCAACCCGCGCAACGTGATTGCCGCAGGCCTGCTGGCGCGCAATGCCAACAAACTGGGGCTGGCCCGCAAGCCGTGGGTCAAGTCGTCGCTGGCGCCTGGTTCCAAGGCCGTGCAGCTGTACCTGGAAGAAGCCGGGCTGGAGAAGGAGCTTGAGCAGCTCGGCTTTGGCATCGTCGCCTTCGCCTGCACCACCTGCAACGGCATGTCCGGCGCCCTGGACCCTGTGATCCAGCAAGAAATCATCGACCGTGACCTTTACGCCACCGCCGTGCTGTCGGGCAACCGCAACTTCGACGGGCGTATCCACCCGTATGCCAAGCAGGCCTTCCTCGCCTCGCCGCCACTGGTGGTGGCCTACGCCATCGCCGGTACCATCCGCTTCGACATCGAGAAGGATGTGCTGGGTGTGGTCGACGGCAAGGAAATCCGCCTCAAGGACATCTGGCCCAGCGACGAAGAAATCGACGCCGTGGTGCGTGCCGCGGTCAAGCCGGAGCAGTTCCGCAAAGTGTACATCCCGATGTTCGCCATCGAGGAAGACCGTGGGCCGAAGGTGGCGCCGCTGTACGACTGGCGCCCGATGAGCACCTACATCCGCCGCCCGCCGTACTGGGAAGGTGCCTTGGCCGGTGAACGTACCCTGCGCGGCATGCGCCCGCTGGCAGTGCTGCCGGACAACATCACCACCGACCACCTGTCGCCGTCCAACGCCATCATGCTCGACAGCGCTGCCGGCGAGTACCTGGCGAAGATGGGCCTGCCGGAGGAGGACTTCAACTCCTACGCTACCCACCGTGGCGACCACCTGACTGCCCAGCGCGCTACCTTTGCCAACCCCAAGCTGTTCAACGAAATGGTGCGCAAGGAAGACGGCAGCGTGAAGCAGGGCTCGCTGGCGCGTATCGAGCCGGAAGGCAAGGTCACCCGCATGTGGGAGGCGATCGAGACCTACATGGATCGCAAGCAGCCGCTGATCATCGTCGCCGGTGCCGACTACGGCCAGGGTTCGTCCCGTGACTGGGCGGCCAAGGGTGTGCGCCTGGCCGGTGTCGAGGCGATCGTCGCCGAAGGCTTCGAGCGTATTCACCGTACCAACCTGGTGGGCATGGGCGTACTGCCGCTGGAGTTCAAGCCGGGCACCGACCGCAAGACCCTCGGCCTGGATGGCAGCGAGACCTATGACGTACTGGGCGCGCGCACGCCGCGGGCGACGCTGACCCTGGTGGTTACCCGCGCCAACGGCGAGCGCCTGGAGGTACCGGTGACCTGCCGCCTGGACACCGCCGAGGAGGTGTCGATCTACGAGGCTGGCGGGGTGCTGCAACGCTTCGCCCAGGACTTCCTCGAAGCGACCGCCTAA
- a CDS encoding inactive transglutaminase family protein: MRSLTLHLKVLITVLVLLGVAVTAYQIFVLGIPVTEDETDDLWNIDAKVEFVASTKDPVKVQMFVPPLNRDYVSLNESFISNNYGVSVNRADGNRKVTWSARRASGNQTLYYRLVLTKRYSNEKTTVKGPTFRDSLAVEGPEKIAAEALMAPIRQHSADVETFVSETIKRVNNLNDDNVKLLLAGDTTAMKKAQVIDLLLSIAHVPMEKVHTIRLVADTPQTPELWLRSFNGTDWLYFNPDTGEQGLPSDRLLWWTGDDNLITVDGGKKANVTFSMNNSEMNAIRLAKLTDENTDADFLEYSLYGLPLQTQQTFMIMVMIPIGVLVILVLRNLVGLQTLGTFTPVLIALAFRETQLGFGIVLFTVITALGLSLRSYLEHLKLQMLPRLSVVLTFVVVLIAAISLFSHKLGLERGLSVALFPMVILTMTIERLSITWEERGGGHAMKVAIGTLFAASLAHLLMMVPELVYFVFTFPAVLLILVGFMLAMGRYRGYRLTELVRFKAFLKKADA, from the coding sequence ATGCGCTCTCTTACCCTCCATCTGAAAGTCCTGATCACCGTGCTGGTGCTGTTGGGCGTGGCGGTCACGGCTTATCAGATCTTCGTACTCGGCATCCCGGTAACCGAGGATGAAACCGACGACCTGTGGAACATCGACGCCAAGGTCGAGTTCGTGGCCAGCACCAAGGACCCGGTCAAGGTGCAGATGTTCGTGCCACCACTGAACCGCGACTACGTCAGCCTCAACGAGAGCTTCATCTCCAACAACTACGGGGTGAGCGTCAACCGTGCCGACGGCAACCGCAAGGTCACCTGGTCGGCCCGCCGCGCCAGCGGCAACCAGACCCTCTACTACCGCCTGGTGCTGACCAAGCGCTACAGCAACGAGAAGACCACGGTCAAAGGCCCGACCTTCCGTGACAGCCTGGCAGTGGAAGGCCCCGAGAAGATCGCCGCCGAGGCCCTGATGGCGCCGATCCGCCAGCACTCGGCCGACGTCGAGACCTTCGTCAGCGAGACCATCAAGCGGGTCAACAACCTGAACGACGATAACGTCAAGCTGCTGCTGGCCGGCGACACCACGGCCATGAAGAAGGCCCAGGTCATCGACCTGCTGCTGTCGATCGCCCACGTACCGATGGAGAAGGTGCACACCATCCGCCTGGTGGCCGACACCCCGCAAACCCCGGAACTGTGGCTGCGCAGCTTCAACGGCACCGACTGGCTGTACTTCAACCCGGACACCGGCGAGCAGGGCCTGCCCAGCGATCGCCTGCTGTGGTGGACCGGTGACGACAACCTGATCACTGTCGATGGCGGCAAGAAGGCCAACGTTACCTTCAGCATGAACAACAGCGAGATGAACGCCATCCGCCTGGCCAAGCTGACCGACGAGAATACCGACGCCGACTTCCTCGAATATTCGCTGTACGGCCTGCCGCTGCAGACCCAGCAAACCTTCATGATCATGGTGATGATCCCGATCGGTGTGCTGGTGATCCTGGTGCTGCGCAACCTGGTCGGCCTGCAGACCCTGGGTACCTTCACCCCGGTACTGATCGCCCTGGCCTTCCGCGAGACCCAGCTTGGCTTCGGTATCGTGCTGTTCACGGTAATCACCGCCCTGGGCCTGTCGCTGCGCTCGTACCTGGAACACCTGAAGTTGCAGATGCTGCCACGCCTGTCGGTGGTACTGACCTTCGTCGTGGTACTGATTGCCGCCATCAGCCTGTTCAGCCACAAGCTGGGCCTGGAGCGCGGGCTGTCGGTAGCGCTGTTCCCGATGGTGATCCTGACCATGACCATCGAGCGCCTGTCCATCACCTGGGAAGAGCGTGGCGGCGGCCATGCCATGAAAGTGGCCATCGGCACCCTGTTCGCCGCTTCCCTGGCGCACCTGTTGATGATGGTGCCGGAGCTGGTGTACTTCGTGTTCACCTTCCCGGCCGTGCTGCTGATCCTGGTGGGCTTCATGCTGGCGATGGGTCGCTACCGCGGCTACCGCCTGACCGAGCTCGTGCGCTTCAAGGCATTCCTGAAGAAGGCTGACGCCTGA